A segment of the Anoplolepis gracilipes chromosome 14, ASM4749672v1, whole genome shotgun sequence genome:
attattttacgtacGTATCTTTCTGtgttaaatatgttaaataatgtttgtataatattagttataactttttaattttgtacctattaattgtataattttctgcataatataaaaatatttatattattttatttataaatattaaaatttatagactCGCCAAAATTATCAACAATATATTCAGCCAAGTGATCTTTGTCCAATTTTTCGCCAGCATATTGGTGTTGTGCTCAAGTCTGTATCACTTATCTTCTCATATGACAATTACAGACATTGCTACCTTAATTGTCTACGCACTTTGCATGTTTGtccaaatatttgtttattgttGGGCTGGAAACGAAGTTATACTTAAGGTAGTTGCGAGGATAAAGAGGCGGACAGAGAATAGCATTGTTAtgcaaaattgtattttacatgCTCTTTGTAAAAATCATTTCACTGATGACTGTTTCATTATccgtgtttttattttttcagagtACTGGATTGAGTGAAGCTGTGTACCAAATGGACTGGGTATTAATGCCGATTAGCGAACGGAAGGATTTATTGATGATTATGAAGCGTAGCACGCGACCTATCAAGTTTACCAGTAGCTTTTTGGTGACGTTGTCTCTGGAGTCTTATGGCAATGttggtattaaaatttaaagctttttttgatattttgtaatgtaaagagaatttctcttaaaattaattaaaatgttattctttTACAGCTTCTAAAAACGTCTTACTCTGCATTTAATCTTTTGCAACAatcttaagattttatttactctTTCGCAATATAGCATGTATGCgataacttataaataaattactcaCCACAGAATGTGAAATTtcggtatatttttttaaagctattataattgtcatttttcaaacaaattatctagaatttaaatgtttttttgcaaatataatattcgtaaaacatttgatttgaatgtagtataaatattttcttaagcGTCATATTTATGAAAggcatataaaagtatttaaagttATCTTAATTCAAccaataatttagaatattttgtgaatttttacaatatatagaattatttcttaaattattagaaaaattactgatgagatataataattagtaacttattgtaaatgtttattaaagattcaatatttctttctttattcttcAAAGTAGGTACATATTATTCCTACattgaaatatacattacTCCTAAAAGCTATAtgcaagaaatattaaagcaaaaactCAACatacatagaaataaaaatttcttcaaaaagaAATTGCTACAATTATAAGTCTatacacattataattatgcatCAAAGTTCTTATTAAGTTTACtagtaatttctttatatctttatctatCCAATCTTTCGGTAAAATAGtagaaatattgttatttttgcatatatatccTAAGTAACAAAGTAAAGTGAAATAACGTTTTAATGACGTCATTTGACGCCACCTTGCTACTtgagatataacaaaataattgctTCATATTCTCTCGACATCCTTATACGCGCAATTCATCGAAACGGGTAAAAAGACGCGGAAAACTACGCAGCTCACATACTGCGCACCACGCACTGCAATGGCAAACTGGCAGATGGCAGATACTAACCTCGGTAACATATGAAAGGTGGAGTAAATGGTTTCCCCATTGTCCCAGTGACCTACTTTTCCTCAGGCCTGCGCGGAACTGATGGACGGGTCAAAAAAAAAGGGGAGCTTCCCTTATGTAACGCGCGATCACGTCTCGTgtcatataatacatacgaAAAACGTTATTTCATACaagaaattttcttatcaATGCGGGgacttattaaaatgttaatgaaaaaataaatattattaaaatattaagagataaattattaaagtgcaATTGTTTGCATTTGATGCATTGAACATtcccttttttaaaaatattcttattgctaaatgtttaaaaattcgttatcgttcattttatctgttttatgaaaatatatttgttaaagctttttattgcatttatcaagaatatttagttaattgagtatttgaaatttttcttttatgagaaaataaaaggaacGAGAGAGAGTACCCATGAAATAATTcctagtatattaaaaaaatgtatgtaacatCAGCAAGAATATTTGATGAGTAACGTATTGAAATacgatcaaaatttttaaaaaatgtatataatctgttttattaatctttctaACCTGTAATTATTCTTTCAGATCTTGAAAACATcacattttgcatttaatgtATTGCAAAAGTGAGATATATGTAATCGATGATGCATTTAAATatcacaataatattatacctttttttattaattaataaactgtaACGATATCAAAGTTTCCGcctatctatttattttaatcttaactctctcttttatcttaTACAGCAAAATAccgatatttattttgaacatAGAAACAGTCAAgaaacaaagatataaaacagTGACATTGTGTATAAAAGATTACGCAGGATTGCACGATGCAAAAGTCTACATTTATGACATGTGTAACACACgcgcatatacatacacacacatagaatgtaatatgacataaatacataaaacaatAGCAAtagttttatcttatatataaataataataataattttgatttgagcattatttaaaaaagaaaattatcactTTTCCAGAACCGTCTACGATATTCTGCGTTGATATACTAGAGTTGATACATAATCTCCCGCACCCTCATTATACCTAGCAATTAAATGTAGAGACATTTACACAGGGaaacatttaaatgtatatatgtacatgttatCCCTCTTATGGTCTTGTACTTTTACGTAATTAAGTCAAGTCAGTGCAGAAGTATAGTTTCCCATTCGCTTACTGCGACGACATGAAAATCTACAAATATTTCATGCGATGAGAATGTGACAATATGTTTGATTGCAAAGAACGGAAACCTTCGATTATCGCAAATAAAGCGACTGTGTAGTATTCATATAAGCGGGAAATACATCGTGATCGACTTTATGTCGACTTTATGCAGCTAATTATCAGTAATTGGCGGTATTAGAGTCTAAAAGCCGAGGCAAGCGGGTAAAATCGTACGTAGTCTCTCACAAGACGTCCTCGACTATACATAGTTGAAGTTTAATTATCTTGCCGAGAGCGAAATAATAAGTTACGTTTATGTCTCTACTCTCTGTGCAAAACGAAAAGGTGCGCGATTAAGATTCATACTTGAATCATGTTATTTGCATTTACACATGCCATACGTTGCATTAAAGTCTAATAAGTTATAGTTAAATCTCccttttatatgatataaaaattatttatagtatattataaagatgcaaatactttctctaaattttttaatatttactattggTGGTATATGGCAGCCTATTGGATGGTCATCGAATTGCGCTAAactgttgtataatatatttacttttattgcattattctTGCAATACTTTTTAACGATAACCCAATTCATGGACatcatttttgttattgaTAATGTGAATGATTTCGTTGCCAATTCTTTATTCTTCGTGAGCATGGTTTCTGTTTGTTGTAAAGCGACTGTCGTTGTAATACGTCGAGGTgcaattgtcaaattaatagaaatgttGTTGAAAAAACCGTGTAAACCACGAGACCAGGATGAAGTGATGATACAAGCGAAATTCGACAAGTTCATCAGGTAAATGTAACTGTTatcttaatgtaattattatctgattcgttttcaattttagttaatattatattaatgatttgtCACTTAAAAGACAtgtgcaataatttaattctcccgtaataataaaataacttacaattaaatctttttctttttcttttttacaaaatcatttacaaaaatacacttttcctaattttttaatatattggtAGTACATAAGTTTAATAGTAGTACATACTACTCTGGTATTCATGATTCCACAATCAACACCAACAACTATCATTCTTATTGTTTTCTACGATTCCTCGACTTCTGTTTTTTTGTTGTGATAACCATTAATTGCCATGCTTCAGGAggtaactataaaaattacaattattaatttataaaaaaaggagaaattattttattagaaatgtctcttttaaaaaaataaaatagatattatataaacaaaagagtacttatattatataaaatatattttattaaagtacaaaatagtataaaatatattttaaaattgtatcgcGCGCTGTCTTTTTATTcttcacaaaaaataatatttaaacgtataaaagtttatatgaaatataatctcGATTTGTATGCAGGTCATGGTCGATAAGATATTCCCTTGCAGTAGCGACTTCTTGTACGAGTGTCACAATAAGATCGGTATTCAATATGACGCAAGGTCAATTGCCTTGTAGAGCATGGTTACCGTATGATATTAAAGCATCTCCGACTTTTTGGATTATATCCATTCAGCAGATTATGGCTGTAATTTTTGCCTCAGTCACAAATATCGGCATGGAAACTCTAGTTTTtggattaattttacaaacgtGTGCCCAGTTTGAAATTTTCGAAAGTCGTCTTTGCAAATTAGTAGCTGACAAAACAACTAAATGTCTGGAATACTCGTCTGATGTTCCGTCAAAAAAAAGACTAACAATATCGGAATATATACGTCATCATCTCATCATTTACAAGTTAGTGgcataaaaatttgttcttatttttattagacatTTAACATGGTTATggtctattatattatatttttaatatattaaaatctatcatagttatatctatataactaATCTATATAACTATACTGTTCACATAATGATaagtaatgtttataatagaaagttatttataattaaaattagagggAGACCTTCTAGTCAAAATGTGTAGTATAATGCATTCATTGGGAACTAAAAGATGATTGTTAAAACTGAGAAAAAtcgtttttaaattgatataatctGTTCCACGTCGAAGTACTCTGCTTTTAAGGAAaatcagattttatttattgttagaataatgCAAATGTTACTTATAATACAAATCTTATttcataaagtaaaaaaatgctataatattcttgaaaaattatataagttataggaaatcttatgtatataaaataactatccgttattatttattatactaatttttggactaatattatataatatctctttaaTTACAGATATGCCAAAACGGTAAACTATATATTCAATGAGGTGCTCTTTTTACAATTC
Coding sequences within it:
- the LOC140673465 gene encoding odorant receptor 10-like; amino-acid sequence: MLLKKPCKPRDQDEVMIQAKFDKFIRSWSIRYSLAVATSCTSVTIRSVFNMTQGQLPCRAWLPYDIKASPTFWIISIQQIMAVIFASVTNIGMETLVFGLILQTCAQFEIFESRLCKLVADKTTKCLEYSSDVPSKKRLTISEYIRHHLIIYKYAKTVNYIFNEVLFLQFFSSILVLCSTVFYLSAHAMESESVTLIVYTMCMFSQIYMYCWSGNEVILKSNNMGNAVYHTNWPLLSISEKKDLLIIIICSKIPLKFTSSFLITLSLESYSNILKTSYSVFNLLQS